The following proteins come from a genomic window of Nostoc sp. TCL26-01:
- the cruG gene encoding 2'-O-glycosyltransferase CruG — protein sequence MHNILTIESALSLLLLLLQLPATAILLSRLFKGPRRLPPIQPQQPTPELLGSVSVVVPTLNEALRISPLLAGLSKQSYEVREVIVVDSKSQDGTPDLVKAAQQQDPRFRLINDDPLPTNWVGRPWALHNGFLHSSEDSQWFLGMDADTQPHPGLVASLVKTAQAKGYDMVSLSPQFLLKYPGECWLQPALLMTLLYRFDPAGITTEQPERVMANGQCFLCRRSVLAAVGGYSSASNSFCDDVTLARHIAAQGFKVGFLDGAKVLKVRMYEGALETWKEWGRSLDLKDASSRAQVWGDLWLLSAVQGLPLLISLSCLLGYFLLAVPPTLPLLILWGLNLCLLVIRFAMLLAIAPSYDRKTSQGGWLFWLSPLADPLAVLRIFLSAFRTPREWRGRKYST from the coding sequence TTGCATAATATTCTGACCATAGAAAGCGCCTTGTCGCTTTTGTTATTACTGCTCCAGTTGCCAGCAACAGCAATTCTCCTATCTCGGTTGTTTAAAGGGCCAAGACGCTTACCGCCAATTCAACCCCAACAGCCAACACCAGAGCTTTTAGGTAGTGTTAGTGTTGTTGTCCCCACACTGAATGAAGCCCTTCGCATCAGTCCTCTGTTGGCAGGATTGAGTAAGCAAAGCTACGAAGTTCGAGAAGTAATTGTTGTAGATAGTAAATCTCAAGATGGGACTCCCGACTTGGTAAAAGCGGCACAGCAGCAAGACCCCCGCTTTCGCTTGATCAACGATGACCCTTTACCAACCAATTGGGTAGGGCGACCTTGGGCTTTGCATAACGGCTTTTTACACAGTTCAGAAGATAGTCAATGGTTTTTAGGGATGGATGCAGACACTCAACCCCATCCCGGCTTAGTTGCTAGTTTAGTCAAAACAGCCCAAGCAAAAGGATACGATATGGTGTCGCTCTCACCCCAGTTCCTCCTCAAGTATCCCGGAGAATGTTGGCTGCAACCCGCCTTACTCATGACGCTCCTTTACCGATTTGACCCAGCCGGCATCACCACAGAACAGCCAGAAAGGGTCATGGCGAATGGGCAGTGCTTTTTATGTCGTCGTTCTGTATTGGCTGCTGTGGGTGGTTATAGCAGCGCTAGTAACTCTTTCTGTGATGATGTGACCCTAGCACGCCATATCGCCGCCCAAGGTTTTAAAGTTGGGTTTTTAGATGGTGCAAAGGTCTTAAAAGTCAGAATGTATGAGGGGGCATTAGAGACTTGGAAAGAATGGGGGCGTAGTCTTGACCTCAAAGATGCCTCTTCCCGCGCACAAGTCTGGGGTGATTTGTGGTTACTTTCAGCAGTTCAAGGTTTACCTCTATTAATTTCCCTGAGTTGCTTATTGGGTTATTTTCTTCTGGCTGTGCCTCCCACACTTCCTTTGCTAATTTTATGGGGATTAAATTTGTGTTTGCTAGTAATTCGCTTTGCCATGTTACTGGCGATCGCACCTTCTTATGACCGGAAAACATCTCAAGGTGGTTGGTTGTTTTGGCTTTCTCCTCTAGCCGATCCTTTGGCAGTACTACGAATCTTTTTATCGGCATTTCGCACTCCACGAGAATGGCGGGGTAGAAAATACAGTACCTAG
- the cruF gene encoding gamma-carotene 1'-hydroxylase CruF, which yields MKQLVIAERVCLIGHIVSMVFGLVGILLVVPNAEVLFHLSEIGQTAMQWSMAGGGVVYMILGAAAVFLYALRTLGLGLALGFMLPAVLISLTSELLGTSTGFPFGHYSYLSGLGYKIAGLVPFTIPLSWFYVGCAAYLLGRAGLDVDKKPSLLRHAGAIGLGALLLTSWDFVLDPAMSQTSLPFWYWQQPGAFFGMPYQNFVGWMGTGSVFMTVAAFLWRNHPITFERSQLNVPLAVYLSNFGFATVMSLAAGFSIPVLLGLVLGVAPALVLWWKSHTVQTPITVEPATNEVSIASVKVALK from the coding sequence ATGAAACAACTTGTTATTGCTGAACGTGTATGCCTGATTGGTCATATCGTATCAATGGTGTTTGGCTTGGTAGGCATACTACTTGTTGTACCTAATGCTGAAGTACTTTTTCATCTATCTGAGATAGGACAAACAGCTATGCAATGGAGCATGGCTGGTGGTGGTGTAGTTTACATGATTTTGGGTGCAGCCGCCGTATTTTTATACGCTCTGCGGACATTGGGTTTAGGTCTAGCTCTAGGCTTTATGCTGCCTGCGGTATTGATCTCTTTAACCAGTGAACTATTGGGAACTAGCACAGGCTTTCCTTTTGGTCATTACAGTTATTTAAGTGGTTTGGGTTATAAAATTGCTGGTTTAGTGCCGTTCACGATTCCTTTGTCATGGTTTTATGTGGGATGTGCAGCTTACCTGTTAGGACGTGCTGGTTTAGATGTAGATAAAAAACCTAGCTTGTTGCGTCATGCAGGTGCAATTGGCTTGGGTGCTTTGCTACTCACCTCCTGGGATTTTGTACTTGATCCAGCTATGAGCCAAACTTCTCTGCCTTTTTGGTATTGGCAACAACCAGGAGCCTTTTTTGGTATGCCCTATCAAAACTTTGTTGGTTGGATGGGTACAGGCTCAGTGTTCATGACAGTAGCCGCTTTTTTATGGAGAAATCATCCCATTACATTTGAGCGATCGCAACTCAATGTACCCTTAGCCGTTTATTTAAGCAACTTTGGCTTTGCAACTGTCATGAGCTTGGCAGCAGGTTTTTCTATCCCTGTATTGTTAGGTTTAGTGCTAGGCGTAGCTCCAGCTTTAGTATTGTGGTGGAAAAGCCACACTGTACAAACCCCAATTACCGTTGAGCCAGCAACTAATGAAGTCTCTATAGCCAGTGTTAAAGTCGCGCTAAAGTAG
- the rpmA gene encoding 50S ribosomal protein L27 has product MAHKKGTGSTRNGRDSNAQRLGVKRYGGQVVRAGNILIRQRGTKVHPGNNVGIGKDDTLFALVDGVVTFERKGKTRKKVSVYPVVAAEPVAS; this is encoded by the coding sequence ATGGCTCATAAGAAAGGAACAGGTAGTACACGCAACGGTCGTGATTCTAATGCTCAACGCCTGGGTGTGAAACGTTACGGTGGGCAAGTAGTGCGTGCAGGCAATATTCTCATCCGTCAACGTGGAACCAAGGTTCATCCTGGTAACAACGTTGGTATTGGCAAAGATGACACTTTATTTGCGTTGGTTGATGGTGTAGTTACTTTTGAAAGAAAAGGTAAAACTCGGAAAAAAGTCAGTGTTTACCCAGTAGTGGCAGCAGAACCAGTTGCTAGCTAA
- the rplU gene encoding 50S ribosomal protein L21, with protein MAYAIIETGGKQIRVEPGRFYDIELLSAQPDEKVTINSVLLVQNDGEVTIGQPLVTGATVEGTVLRHLRGRKVLVYKMKPKKKTRKKRGHRQEITRLLIDSINFNGTVLTASATAETPVVDSTSDVEVAE; from the coding sequence ATGGCTTACGCAATTATTGAGACTGGTGGCAAACAAATAAGAGTTGAGCCTGGTCGTTTTTACGATATCGAACTACTCTCTGCTCAACCAGACGAAAAAGTTACAATCAATTCAGTATTACTAGTGCAGAATGACGGTGAAGTTACTATCGGACAACCGTTAGTCACAGGTGCAACAGTAGAAGGAACAGTGTTGCGGCATTTAAGAGGCCGCAAAGTCCTGGTTTACAAAATGAAACCGAAAAAGAAAACCCGCAAAAAACGGGGACATCGCCAGGAAATCACCAGACTTTTAATTGATTCCATCAACTTTAACGGTACAGTACTCACAGCCAGTGCAACTGCTGAAACTCCTGTCGTTGATAGTACCTCAGATGTAGAAGTTGCTGAATAA
- a CDS encoding DUF2281 domain-containing protein, whose translation MEVCHSTGENKMTAQVIDTSTELIAKLQTLPAEQQQQVLDFVEFLVQKYVQAQQPQQPPEKRVPDLNRGEIWMSDDFNDPLPDEFWLGEGEV comes from the coding sequence ATGGAAGTATGCCACTCAACGGGAGAAAATAAGATGACAGCCCAAGTTATCGATACGAGTACAGAATTAATCGCCAAGCTACAAACTCTACCAGCAGAACAGCAGCAGCAGGTGTTAGATTTTGTCGAATTTTTAGTTCAAAAATATGTTCAAGCGCAACAACCTCAACAACCACCTGAGAAACGTGTACCAGACTTAAACCGAGGAGAAATTTGGATGAGTGATGATTTTAACGATCCTTTACCGGATGAATTTTGGTTGGGAGAGGGTGAAGTATGA